DNA from Paraburkholderia sp. BL10I2N1:
TGGCGTTGGACGGCGACAGGTGATCGGTCGTGATGTTGTCACCCAGCACAGCCAGGGGTCGCATGCCACTGAGCGAGCGAACGCCTGCGAGCGCGCCTTCCCAGTACGGCGGGCGGCGAATGTAGGTGCTCATCGGGCGCCAGTCGTACAGCGGCTCCGCCTTTTCGCCGCTGTCGGCGGATACGGCGAACATCGGCTCGTACACCTTGCGGAACTGCTCCGGTTTCACACTGGACGCGACGACCGCGTCGATTTCCTCGTCGGTCGGCCAGATGTCCTTCAGGGTGACCGGGTTGCCATCGGCATCGATTCCCAGGACGTCCTTCTCGATATCGAAGCGGATGGTGCCGGCAATGGCGTAAGCCACCACCAGCGGCGGCGAGGCGAGGAACGCCTGCTTTGCATACGGATGGATACGGCCGTCGAAGTTGCGGTTGCCAGACAGCACCGCCGTAGCGTAGAGGTCACGGTCTACGATTTCTTTCTGGATCAGCGGGTCCAGCGCACCGGACATGCCGTTGCACGAGGTGCAGGCATAGGCCACGACGCCGAAGCCCAACTGTTCCAGTTCCGGCAGCAGCCCGGCTTCTTCGAGATACAGCGTGACGGCCCTGGAGCCCGGCGCGAGCGAGGTCTTCGCCCACGGCTTGCGGGTGAGCCCACGCCGGTTCGCGTTGCGGGCGATGAGGCCCGCGGCAATCATGTTGCGCGGGTTGTTGGTGTTCGTGCAGCTGGTGATGGCGGCGATGATCACCGCGCCGTCCGGCATCAGGCCGGGCTCGTTCTCGACCTTGCCGCTGATGCCGCGCGCAGCCAGTTCGGACACGGGTAAGCGACGGTGCGGATTCGACGGCCCAGCAAGCGTGCGCACCACGCTCGACAGATCGAACTTCAGCACACGCTCGTACTCGGCCTGTCTGAGGCTCTCGCCCCAGAGGCCGGTTGCCTTCGCATAGATCTCGACCAGCTTGACCAGTTCGTCATCCCGGCCGGTGAGCTTGAGGTACTTGATGGTCTGCTCGTCGATGTAGAACATCGCGGCGGTAGCGCCGAATTCTGGCGCCATGTTGGCGATGGTGGCGCGATCGCCAAGGGTCAGGTTGGCCGTTCCTTCGCCAAAGAATTCCAGGTACGCCCCGACGACTTTTTCCTTGCGCAGGAATTCGGTCAGGGACAGCACCACGTCGGTGGCCGTCATGCCCGGGCCGGGCTTGCCCGTCAGCTCCACGCCGACGATATCCGGCAGACGCATCCAGGAGGCCCGGCCCAGCATCACGCTTTCGGCTTCCAGGCCGCCTACGCCGATGGCGATCACGCCGAGCGCGTCCACCATCGGCGTGTGCGAGTCGGTGCCGACGAGCGTGTCCGGGAAGGCCACGCCGTCTTTCACCTGTACCACCGGGCTCATGCGTTCGAGGTTGATCTGATGCAGGA
Protein-coding regions in this window:
- the acnD gene encoding Fe/S-dependent 2-methylisocitrate dehydratase AcnD, giving the protein MNTANRKPLPGTQLDFFDTRAAVDAIQPGAYDKLPYTSRVLAENLVRRCDPASLTASLGQIIERRRELDFPWFPARVVCHDILGQTALVDLAGLRDAIAAQGGDPAMVNPVVPTQLVVDHSLAVECGGFDPDAFAKNRAIEDRRNEDRFDFINWTKKAFRNVDVIPPGNGILHQINLERMSPVVQVKDGVAFPDTLVGTDSHTPMVDALGVIAIGVGGLEAESVMLGRASWMRLPDIVGVELTGKPGPGMTATDVVLSLTEFLRKEKVVGAYLEFFGEGTANLTLGDRATIANMAPEFGATAAMFYIDEQTIKYLKLTGRDDELVKLVEIYAKATGLWGESLRQAEYERVLKFDLSSVVRTLAGPSNPHRRLPVSELAARGISGKVENEPGLMPDGAVIIAAITSCTNTNNPRNMIAAGLIARNANRRGLTRKPWAKTSLAPGSRAVTLYLEEAGLLPELEQLGFGVVAYACTSCNGMSGALDPLIQKEIVDRDLYATAVLSGNRNFDGRIHPYAKQAFLASPPLVVAYAIAGTIRFDIEKDVLGIDADGNPVTLKDIWPTDEEIDAVVASSVKPEQFRKVYEPMFAVSADSGEKAEPLYDWRPMSTYIRRPPYWEGALAGVRSLSGMRPLAVLGDNITTDHLSPSNAILADSASGEYLAKMGLPEEDFNSYATHRGDHLTAQRATFANPTLKNEMVLESGQVKAGSLARIEPEGKVTRMWEAIETYMERKQPLIVIAGADYGQGSSRDWAAKGVRLAGAEAIVAEGFERIHRTNLVGMGVLPLEFKPGVNRLTLAIDGTETFDVIGERKPRTDLTLVIHRRNGERVEVPVTCRLDTAEEVSIYEAGGVLQRFAQDFLESSKAA